The genome window TCATACCGTCAAATCCCTGTACCCAGTAAGGACTGTTTGGATCATCTGCCTTGAAAGACCCCGTAATCTTCACACGCAACGTAATATCAAGACCGCTGTAGACCGGATATTCCAGAATATCACCGATATGCAGATCGTTACGGTACATGCCTTCTTCCAACATGACTGCCTCGATAATATCGTCCTTGACCTGATTGCCAGGTTTCACTCCGGCTGAGTAATTCACCTGTGCATCCAGTCCACTCATCGTGCCCATACTCATACTGCGCACCCGGCTGGCGTCCACTTTGGTTGGATCCTCTGGACTCACCTCGGTGCTGCGAATGGATCTGGCATTCACATACGTATGGAATGGGAAACCGATCTCGCGAGGAACATCCTCACGAATATATCGATCTACTTCATCCAGACCCCTTGTGTCTGTCTTCACACCACCAGGTGCCTGATAACTCATGAGCAACGAACCCGCTGGCAATCCTTCACTATTATCCTGTAACGTCTGCGCGACGACCCGTTTCAGTGCACCATCGGCATACATGGGAATACTGACGGTGAACGCAACCGCCACAATTAATCCGATTAATGTGCTGAAGGTCATCCAGCGCGTGTTCCACATTTTGCGGAACAGCAGTCGAAGCAATGGCAGCCCCATTAGCGTCCCACTACTTTCTCGCCTACGGTCAGACCTTTCAGAATCTCAACATCTGTCGATGTCTGCTGGCCCACTTCAACGTCCACTTCACGCTTGCTACCATCACTCTCCACGACTTGTACATACGTTCTTGAACCGATGGAGCGTAAAGCGGATACAGGAATCACAATCGCGTTCTCGGTACGCTGCGTCACAATAGAGACCGATAGAGGTGTGCCACGTTCCACGCCTTTTGGCATTTTTGCAAGTGTAACGATTACATACTTATCCAGCGTTTCCTTCGTTGGAGGCGTCCCGCCTTCCCCCGTTCCTTCGCCACTGCCGCTTCCCGATGCTTCAGCCAGAGGCATGACTTTAATTTTGCCAGCGACTTTACCGGCTCCATTAATGTCCACTTCTGCCTTCATACCGGCTGAGAACTTCTCCAGATCTTCCTTGGCAAAGGTAGCTGCCACAACCAGATTCGATGTATCCGCAATCGTAGCAATCGGGTCATATGCTTTCACGGCTGCGCCCTTCTCAACCTGCACAGCAATTACGGTACCACCGAACGGAGCAGTCAACGTAGCTTTGCCCAGTTGCGCTTCCAGATCGGCGAGTTCCTGGCGCAGTTCTTCAAACGCAATGGTCGCCTCTTCGAACTCTACAGGGTCCATCTCATCTTTTTTGCGGAGTGTTTCCTTCATTTGAACTTCGGATTTGCGAATAGCCAGTTTCTTGCCACGGATCTCCTTCTCCACACTTTCCACATCGAGCACGGCTAGAAGTTGACCCTTTTTCACTTTATCTCCTGGTTTAACATTTAACTCTTTGACATGCATGCCATCAAGCGTGAAGTACACCTTCTCTTCCCGCTGACTCATCATCTTGCCACTTCCACTTACTCTTTTCTCCAGCGTTTCAGTCCGGACTTCATATTCCGGTTTCTTAGAGATCGTTGGTGGTGTAATTGGCGGAAGCACTTCTTCCTCTGTTTCTGACGGCAGCAATGAGCAGCCAGACATCGTTGCAACCATTATCGCACCAAGTACAATAAGCGCTGCGCGTTTCCCCCTCTTCGGAGCGGCCCCTTTACTTGATAAATCTGCCGTCCGCCATTTCATAAACATGGTCCGCAACCTCCAAAATTGTAGGATCGTGTGTAGTCATACATATCGTTACTTGTTCTACTTCAATAATATTGCGGAATACGGCCATGACCTGAGCGCCCATCTTGGAATCCAGTTCCGCTGTAGGCTCATCCGCAAGCAACAATCTGGGTCTGTGGGCAATCGCCTTGGCTATAGCTACCCGCTGTTGCTCTCCCCCGGACATCTCGAAAGGTCGATGCTTCACCCGTTTGGATAGTCCAACCAGGTCCAGACAGTGACCAACCCTGTCCTTCCACTCCGCTCGCGGAACATCCGCCATTCGCAGCGACAGTTCTACATTTTCCCAAGCAGACAATAAGGGCATGAGTGCATACGCCTGAAAAATAAAACCGATCTCTTTGCGCCGCAAAGCGGTCCGCCGCCGGTCTCCCCAATCCTGAAGAGGCTGGCCGGAGAACAGAATGTCTCCACTTGAAGGCTGATCCAATCCACCGAGCATATTCAGCAGCGTTGTTTTGCCTGAGCCAGATCGCCCCTTCAGCATGACCAGTTGTTGCGGATTCACTTCCATATCAATGCCTTTGAGCACATGGATGATACGACTGCCTGTCTGGAAACTGCGATGCACGTTACGCACCTCCAGTACAGGTCCATCATATGGAGGCAATATATCCTTCTTCGGTTTGATCTTCTTCGGGGGGTTATCAACGGAAGTGACAGCAGTTGCAGCCACTTCATCTGAAGCGATTTCACTTTCAGGTACCAGAGGTTCACTCGACGGATGATCGTGTTCATTGTTGTATGTATGTTCTCCCGAAACCGTCGATGCCTCCAGCTGTGCTTCCCCCTGTTGATTTTCATCGCCTGACTGGCTCTTGGCAGGTCTTTTTCTGAGAAATAAATTCTTCATGCCAGCAATCACGCTCATCCTTTCTTCATATCCCGTTCACTTCTTCAAAAAACCTAAAATTAGAAATCTGTTCCAACCTACACTGAATTATAAACGACCGATCACAACTAAAAGTTACAAGCTTTTTACAACGGTAGAGGGAAAAAGTTAATATTTTGATGAACAAACGAAAAAAGCACCCCAATGTATGGGATGCCTCTTGCATATTCGATGGTTTTGCCGCTGTGACGGCAATCATTACAATTTTGATACCGTTTAACATTGAACACATCTTGCATTATGCAATGATATTATTTTCCAAATGAAGAAGGATCTTCACGCCAGGATTTCAGCAACTCAAAGTCGCTCTCCTGAATCGTTCCCTGAGCCAGAGCCACATCCATCAGCGCCGTGTAATTGGACAGCGTCTGAAGCGGAATTCCAGCATCTTCGAAGGCTTTAACACCCTTATCGAGCTGGTAGCTGAAGATGGCAAGCACTGCGAGCGGTGTTGCACCTGCTACGCGTACAGCTTCTGCTGCTTTGATGGAACTGCCACCTGTAGAGATCAGATCTTCAATGACAACTACTTTCTGTCCTTCGGTAATCAGACCTTCAATCAGGTTCTCCTTACCGTGTCCTTTCGCTTTATCACGAATGTAGGCCATCGGCAGATTCAGCTTCTGAGCCACCCAGGCAGCATGCGGGATCCCTGCGGTTGCCGTACCTGCAATGACTTCTGCTTCCGGGTATTGGTTACGAATAATCGTTGCGAAGGCTTCAGCAATATCGTTGCGAATCTCGGGATAGGACATCGTTAAGCGGTTATCGCAATATATTGGTGATTTGATACCGGAAGTCCATGTAAATGGCTGCTGCGGACGCAATGCCACGGCTTTAATTTTCAACAGTTGGGAAGCAATATGATTCGGAATCTCATTCAGTTCGATCATGCGTTCAACATCTCCTTCAAAATGGTTTCTGCCGCTTCACGCGGATTGGGAGCGCCTGTAATCGGTCTGCCTACAACAATGTAATGGCTTCCTCTGGCGATGGCTTCACCCGGCGTCAAGACACGTGTCTGATCTCCCAGACCACTACCTGCTGGACGAATTCCTGGTGTAACGGTGTGAAAAGCACTGCCACACGCTGCCCGAATTGCGGGCACTTCCAGCGGAGAAGCAACAACCCCATCCAATCCGGCCTCTTGGGCCAGTCCTGCATAACGGACCACAGCAGCTTCCACGCTGCCCGGGATGCCAATCTCGTTGTTCATCGTTTCCAGACTTGTACTGGTCAGTTGGGTGACCGCAATGATCTCGGGTCTGTGTAAGGAAGGATCTGCGGCTATAGCTGCCTCAGCACCTTCACGTGCAGCACGCATCATGATCGTTCCACCCGCGGCATGCACATTAAACATGTCTACCCCAAGACGCGTGATACTCTCAGCACCGCCACGAACGGTGTTGGGAATGTCATGCATTTTCACATCCAGAAAAACGGAATACCCTTTAGATTTCAGCTCCCGAATGAAGTCCGGTCCTGCTGCGTAGAACAGCTGCATTCCCACCTTGAGATAACAGGGAATGCCTTCAAGATTTTGTACCAATGCTTTCGCTTCTTCCGCTCCAGGATAATCGAGTGCCACCATCAGACGGCCAGCCATTTCATTGAAACTCGCGTGATTCATCACCAGCGCTCCCCTCCACTTGCTCATTTTTTCCGTTTTTGCCCGATATAAAGGACATCCCGCCAGCCCGCAGGCTGACTGATGTCCTTCATCAGTGAATATTTATTTTACAAAGGCAGGCATTGCTTCTGAAGAGAAGTTGATTGTTTGCAGCATGATCAACAGCGCACGAATCGTATCCAGTGAAGTCATACATACAATACCATTCTCTACCGCTTCACGACGAATACGGAATCCGTCACGCTGTGGTGTTTTGCCTTTGGTGAGTGTATTGAAGACAAAGTTCGCTTCGCCGCTGCGAATCATATCCAGAATGTTCGGCGAACCTTCGCTTAATTTGTTCACCGTCGTTACCGGAATGTTCGCTGCTTCAAGCGCAGCTGCAGTTCCGCCGGTTGCCATGAGTTTGTATCCCAGTCTGTAGAAACCTTCGAGCAATGGTACAGCTTCGTCCTTGTCCTTGTCTGCTACAGTCACGACAATGGCTCCGGTTGCCGGAATTTTCATTCCTGCCCCGATGAGACCTTTGAACAACGCTTTAGCGTAATTCGGGTCACGACCCATAACCTCACCTGTGGATTTCATCTCAGGTCCGAGGGTTGGTTCTACACGACGCAGCTTCGCGAAGGAGAAGACCGGAACTTTGACAGATACATGGTCCGACTCAGGCCATAGCCCGTCAACATAACCAAGATCTTTCAGTTTTACACCCAGAATGGCTTGTGTTGCCAGGTTCGCCATCGGAATGTTGGTTACTTTGCTCAAGAATGGTACGGTACGGGATGAACGCGGGTTCACCTCGATAATGTACACTTGGCCATCATGGATAACAAACTGGATGTTGACCAAACCTACCGTTTTCAGTTCTTTCGCAATTTTGATTGTAATCTCTACAATTTTCTCTTTCATGTCCTGGGACAGGTGTTGAGGAGGATATACCGCGATGGAGTCACCAGAGTGAACTCCTGCACGCTCGATATGTTCCATAATGCCCGGAATCAATACCGTTTCACCATCACAGATGGCGTCAACCTCAACTTCTTTACCCATCATGTAACGGTCGATCAGTACCGGATGCTCCGGATTGATTTTAACCGCCTGCTCCATGTACGTGAGCAATTCTGCATCAGAGTATACAATCTCCATCGCACGACCGCCGAGTACATAGGAAGGACGAACCAGTACCGGGTAGCCCAGACTTTGAGCTGTTTCTACAGCATCATCAACGGAAATGACCGTTTTACCTTTCGGCTGTGCAATCTCCAGACGGGAGAGCAGACGCTCGAACTTCTTGCGGTCCTCCGCCTCATCGATGCTTTCCAGATCCGTTCCGAGAATCGTTACACCTGCATTACGCAGTGGTGCTGCCAGATTGATGGCCGTTTGACCACCGAACTGCACGATAACCCCTACTGGCTTCTCCTGTTCAATCACGTTCATAACATCTTCGAAGAAGAGTGGTTCAAAGTACAGACGATCTGATGTATTAAAGTCCGTCGACACCGTCTCCGGGTTATTATTGATAATGACTGCTTCATATCCTGCTTTTTGCAAAGCCCATACAGCGTGTACAGTAGAGTAGTCAAACTCAATACCTTGACCGATCCGGATTGGTCCTGAACCCAGTACCACAACTTTTTGCTTGTCGGAAGGGATCACTTCGTTCTCAGTCTCGTATGTTGAGTAGTAATATGGCGTTGTTGCTTCGAACTCGGCTGCACACGTATCTACCATTTTGTAGACTGGGCGCAGGTTCTCTTCTTCCCGACGAGTTCTAACTTCTGCTTCCGTCGTTAATGTGCCACCAGGTTGACCTTGCGCACGCAGTTCGGCAATGGCGCGGTCCGTGAATCCAAGGCGTTTCGCTTGATACAGAACATCGGAAGACAATTCGGATTCTTCGCGAATACGATCTTCGAATGCGATCAGACCCTCGATTTTGTCCAGGAACCACCAGTCAATCTTGGTCAGGTCTTGCAGTTGTTGCAGCGTATATCCTCTGCGGAATGCTTCGGCAATCAGGAAGATACGCTCATCATCCGCTTTGATCAGACGCTCGTTCAGCGTATCTTCATCCAGCGTTTCGGCATCCTTCAGGTAAAGGCGGTGTACACCAATCTCCAGGGAGCGCACGGCTTTGTGAATCGACTCTTCGAATGTCCGGCCAATGGCCATTACTTCGCCTGTTGCTTTCATCTGAGTTCCGAGTTTACGGTTCGCCGAGATGAACTTGTCGAACGGCCAGCGTGGGATTTTGCTCACGATATAATCCAATGTTGGCTCGAAGCAAGCATATGTTTGGCCTGTTACCGGGTTCACGATTTCGTCCAGTGTGTAACCCATGGCAATTTTGGCAGCCATTTTCGCAATCGGATAACCCGTTGCTTTAGAAGCCAGCGCCGATGAACGGCTTACCCGTGGGTTAACTTCGATAACATAGTATTGGAAGCTGTGTGGGTCCAGTGCGAACTGTACGTTACATCCACCCTCGATGTTCAGGGCACGGATGATTTTCAGTGAAGCTGAACGCAGCATTTGATATTCACGATCCGACAGGGTTTGGCTTGGTGCTACGACGATACTGTCGCCTGTATGAACACCTACCGGGTCAAAGTTTTCCATGTTGCAGACAACGATACAGTTATCGTTTTTGTCCCGCATAACTTCATACT of Paenibacillus sp. FSL R5-0517 contains these proteins:
- a CDS encoding efflux RND transporter periplasmic adaptor subunit, with translation MFMKWRTADLSSKGAAPKRGKRAALIVLGAIMVATMSGCSLLPSETEEEVLPPITPPTISKKPEYEVRTETLEKRVSGSGKMMSQREEKVYFTLDGMHVKELNVKPGDKVKKGQLLAVLDVESVEKEIRGKKLAIRKSEVQMKETLRKKDEMDPVEFEEATIAFEELRQELADLEAQLGKATLTAPFGGTVIAVQVEKGAAVKAYDPIATIADTSNLVVAATFAKEDLEKFSAGMKAEVDINGAGKVAGKIKVMPLAEASGSGSGEGTGEGGTPPTKETLDKYVIVTLAKMPKGVERGTPLSVSIVTQRTENAIVIPVSALRSIGSRTYVQVVESDGSKREVDVEVGQQTSTDVEILKGLTVGEKVVGR
- a CDS encoding ABC transporter ATP-binding protein, which encodes MSVIAGMKNLFLRKRPAKSQSGDENQQGEAQLEASTVSGEHTYNNEHDHPSSEPLVPESEIASDEVAATAVTSVDNPPKKIKPKKDILPPYDGPVLEVRNVHRSFQTGSRIIHVLKGIDMEVNPQQLVMLKGRSGSGKTTLLNMLGGLDQPSSGDILFSGQPLQDWGDRRRTALRRKEIGFIFQAYALMPLLSAWENVELSLRMADVPRAEWKDRVGHCLDLVGLSKRVKHRPFEMSGGEQQRVAIAKAIAHRPRLLLADEPTAELDSKMGAQVMAVFRNIIEVEQVTICMTTHDPTILEVADHVYEMADGRFIK
- the pyrE gene encoding orotate phosphoribosyltransferase, which codes for MIELNEIPNHIASQLLKIKAVALRPQQPFTWTSGIKSPIYCDNRLTMSYPEIRNDIAEAFATIIRNQYPEAEVIAGTATAGIPHAAWVAQKLNLPMAYIRDKAKGHGKENLIEGLITEGQKVVVIEDLISTGGSSIKAAEAVRVAGATPLAVLAIFSYQLDKGVKAFEDAGIPLQTLSNYTALMDVALAQGTIQESDFELLKSWREDPSSFGK
- the pyrF gene encoding orotidine-5'-phosphate decarboxylase — encoded protein: MNHASFNEMAGRLMVALDYPGAEEAKALVQNLEGIPCYLKVGMQLFYAAGPDFIRELKSKGYSVFLDVKMHDIPNTVRGGAESITRLGVDMFNVHAAGGTIMMRAAREGAEAAIAADPSLHRPEIIAVTQLTSTSLETMNNEIGIPGSVEAAVVRYAGLAQEAGLDGVVASPLEVPAIRAACGSAFHTVTPGIRPAGSGLGDQTRVLTPGEAIARGSHYIVVGRPITGAPNPREAAETILKEMLNA
- the carB gene encoding carbamoyl-phosphate synthase large subunit; its protein translation is MPINKDLKKILVIGSGPIVIGQAAEFDYAGTQACQALKEEGVEVVLINSNPATIMTDTNMADKVYIEPITLDFVTQIIRQERPDGLLPTLGGQTGLNMAVELARAGVLERENVKLLGTQLTSIEKAEDRDLFRDLMRELEQPVPESVIVTTLEESLEFAAEIGYPIIVRPAYTLGGTGGGICANEEELRETVAAGIRYSPIGQCLVEKSIAGMKEVEYEVMRDKNDNCIVVCNMENFDPVGVHTGDSIVVAPSQTLSDREYQMLRSASLKIIRALNIEGGCNVQFALDPHSFQYYVIEVNPRVSRSSALASKATGYPIAKMAAKIAMGYTLDEIVNPVTGQTYACFEPTLDYIVSKIPRWPFDKFISANRKLGTQMKATGEVMAIGRTFEESIHKAVRSLEIGVHRLYLKDAETLDEDTLNERLIKADDERIFLIAEAFRRGYTLQQLQDLTKIDWWFLDKIEGLIAFEDRIREESELSSDVLYQAKRLGFTDRAIAELRAQGQPGGTLTTEAEVRTRREEENLRPVYKMVDTCAAEFEATTPYYYSTYETENEVIPSDKQKVVVLGSGPIRIGQGIEFDYSTVHAVWALQKAGYEAVIINNNPETVSTDFNTSDRLYFEPLFFEDVMNVIEQEKPVGVIVQFGGQTAINLAAPLRNAGVTILGTDLESIDEAEDRKKFERLLSRLEIAQPKGKTVISVDDAVETAQSLGYPVLVRPSYVLGGRAMEIVYSDAELLTYMEQAVKINPEHPVLIDRYMMGKEVEVDAICDGETVLIPGIMEHIERAGVHSGDSIAVYPPQHLSQDMKEKIVEITIKIAKELKTVGLVNIQFVIHDGQVYIIEVNPRSSRTVPFLSKVTNIPMANLATQAILGVKLKDLGYVDGLWPESDHVSVKVPVFSFAKLRRVEPTLGPEMKSTGEVMGRDPNYAKALFKGLIGAGMKIPATGAIVVTVADKDKDEAVPLLEGFYRLGYKLMATGGTAAALEAANIPVTTVNKLSEGSPNILDMIRSGEANFVFNTLTKGKTPQRDGFRIRREAVENGIVCMTSLDTIRALLIMLQTINFSSEAMPAFVK